From Paenibacillus sp. GP183, one genomic window encodes:
- a CDS encoding extracellular solute-binding protein, translating to MRKRNLLPALAATVLMSSLVTACSTSKPASDASTSKNPAATAADKSQATKYPITTDKTLTYWSELPGNVTGVKSSHGEIPFFQDWQKKTGVPLKFTTVPATKGKEALNVLIASGDLPDMIEYDFTKSFPGGPEKAIKDGYILKLNDLIDKYAPNLKKYLKDHPEVDKMVKTDNGSYYLFPFIRGDEYLKVFQGPIVRKDWLDELGLPIPTTIDEWYTTLKAFKEKKGATASASFVSMPRPLNDFTAGGFVGAFGITKDFYLDKGQVKFGPMEPGYKEFLATFQKWYAEGLIDKNLATVDVKAMDANFSNGATGATIGNAGGGIGRWQPIVQAKDPKAVLASAPYPVMKKGDISKFGQRDFAFSYGGGVAISAKSKEAELATRLLDYGYSDEGHMFFNFGTEGVAHKMDNGYPRYTDLLMKNPDKLAPSQAMSLYIRGNYNGPFVQDKRYIEQYLALQTQRDAVATWGKTESDKYQIPPITPTPEESSEFAKIMNDVNTLVDEMTLKIILGAEPIGSFDKYMERIKSLKIDRAIEIQKAALDRYNKR from the coding sequence ATGAGAAAAAGAAATCTTCTCCCTGCGCTGGCAGCGACCGTTTTAATGAGCAGCTTGGTTACTGCGTGCTCAACAAGCAAGCCTGCATCGGACGCCTCTACCAGCAAGAATCCCGCCGCAACGGCCGCCGACAAATCTCAAGCCACCAAATATCCCATCACAACAGACAAAACCCTGACTTACTGGAGCGAATTGCCCGGTAATGTGACAGGCGTCAAATCTAGCCACGGCGAGATCCCATTCTTCCAGGACTGGCAAAAGAAAACGGGCGTGCCTCTCAAATTCACTACAGTTCCAGCGACCAAGGGAAAGGAAGCGCTCAATGTACTTATTGCTTCAGGCGATCTTCCGGACATGATTGAATATGATTTTACGAAATCATTTCCCGGCGGACCTGAAAAAGCGATTAAAGACGGCTATATTCTTAAGCTGAACGATCTGATCGACAAGTATGCGCCGAACCTAAAGAAGTATTTAAAGGACCATCCTGAGGTTGACAAGATGGTTAAAACGGATAATGGAAGCTACTATTTGTTCCCTTTTATCCGTGGGGACGAGTATTTAAAAGTATTCCAAGGTCCGATTGTTCGCAAGGACTGGCTAGATGAGCTGGGACTGCCTATACCGACGACGATTGACGAGTGGTATACAACACTGAAAGCTTTTAAAGAAAAGAAAGGCGCAACCGCATCAGCATCATTCGTAAGTATGCCGCGTCCATTAAATGATTTCACTGCTGGTGGTTTCGTAGGTGCATTCGGTATCACCAAGGATTTCTATTTGGATAAGGGTCAAGTGAAATTCGGTCCAATGGAGCCTGGTTACAAGGAATTCCTGGCCACCTTCCAAAAATGGTACGCAGAAGGCTTGATTGATAAAAATCTGGCCACTGTTGATGTGAAAGCGATGGATGCTAACTTCTCGAATGGAGCGACTGGAGCTACAATCGGCAACGCGGGAGGCGGCATCGGTCGTTGGCAGCCGATTGTACAAGCGAAGGATCCGAAAGCAGTCCTTGCCTCAGCACCTTATCCGGTAATGAAAAAAGGAGATATATCGAAATTCGGCCAGAGGGATTTCGCATTCTCCTATGGCGGCGGGGTTGCGATTTCAGCTAAATCCAAAGAAGCCGAGCTTGCCACCAGACTTTTGGATTATGGCTACAGTGATGAAGGCCATATGTTCTTTAACTTTGGTACGGAAGGTGTCGCGCACAAGATGGACAACGGCTATCCGCGTTATACCGATCTGTTGATGAAAAATCCGGATAAACTGGCACCGTCGCAAGCAATGTCGCTCTATATCCGCGGTAATTACAATGGCCCGTTTGTTCAAGACAAAAGATACATTGAGCAGTATTTGGCACTTCAGACGCAGCGAGATGCTGTTGCGACCTGGGGTAAGACAGAAAGCGATAAATACCAGATACCGCCGATTACGCCGACTCCGGAAGAAAGCTCCGAGTTTGCGAAAATTATGAATGATGTCAACACACTCGTGGATGAAATGACCCTTAAGATCATTCTCGGGGCAGAGCCTATCGGCAGCTTCGACAAATACATGGAAAGGATCAAGTCACTGAAAATTGACAGAGCCATCGAAATCCAGAAAGCAGCTTTAGACCGATATAACAAGCGCTGA
- a CDS encoding asparaginase — translation MKKNLLLIATGGTIASSPGEHGLKPAILAHELLEAVPDIHLDGNLDGILLMNIDSSNMQPEAWSEMARAVYEHYDSYDGFIITHGTDTMAYTSAALTYILQDLDKPVIVTGSMVPLNVENSDAPRNLADSVTFIKEGIGGVYIVFDGKVIMGTRAVKIRSKSAHAFESINSPVFATIEQETVRYNNAEDAKPRVRESTAKSVRLLDSLCPDVLLLKLYPGMKPELFDLIKPHYRGVIIESFGSGGIPMEERSLLPKLQELIEAGIAVVISTQCLEEGTDLSIYEVGKKMANLPIIYSGDMNTDAIVPKLMWALGQTDQLAEVKVYMETPIARDIQL, via the coding sequence ATGAAAAAAAACCTATTACTGATTGCTACAGGAGGAACGATTGCTTCTTCACCAGGAGAACACGGACTGAAGCCCGCCATATTGGCACATGAGCTGCTCGAGGCTGTCCCTGACATTCATCTGGATGGCAACCTGGATGGAATCCTCTTGATGAACATAGACAGCTCAAATATGCAGCCGGAAGCTTGGAGTGAAATGGCCCGCGCCGTATATGAACATTATGACAGCTATGACGGTTTTATCATCACCCATGGTACGGATACGATGGCTTATACCTCTGCAGCCCTTACCTACATCCTTCAAGATCTGGACAAGCCAGTTATTGTAACGGGCTCTATGGTCCCGCTGAATGTCGAGAACAGTGATGCTCCACGCAATTTGGCTGACTCCGTTACCTTTATCAAGGAAGGGATTGGCGGTGTATATATTGTTTTTGACGGGAAAGTGATCATGGGCACTAGGGCGGTCAAGATTCGATCGAAGAGCGCTCATGCCTTTGAAAGCATCAATTCTCCTGTTTTTGCAACCATTGAACAGGAAACAGTTCGGTACAACAATGCTGAGGATGCGAAACCTCGCGTCCGCGAATCCACCGCTAAATCGGTGCGGTTGCTCGATTCGTTATGCCCCGATGTGCTGCTCTTAAAGCTCTATCCGGGCATGAAGCCCGAGCTGTTTGATCTGATCAAGCCGCATTACAGGGGCGTCATTATCGAAAGCTTCGGCAGCGGCGGCATCCCCATGGAAGAGCGCAGCCTGCTGCCCAAGCTTCAAGAACTGATCGAGGCTGGAATTGCCGTAGTCATTTCAACGCAGTGCCTTGAAGAAGGAACGGATCTGAGTATTTACGAAGTTGGTAAAAAAATGGCCAACCTGCCTATTATTTATTCAGGCGATATGAATACCGATGCTATTGTGCCCAAGCTGATGTGGGCGCTTGGCCAAACGGATCAGCTTGCAGAGGTCAAGGTTTATATGGAGACGCCGATCGCCCGGGATATTCAGCTTTAA
- a CDS encoding ABC transporter permease subunit, whose translation MMLPVIGYYVVFHYAPMYGALIAFKDYSPIKGILGSDWVAFAHFKDFFSSFYFWRILKNTLTISLLSLTLEFPTPIILALIINEVRNRVFKNVAQSVSYMPYFISLVVICGIIVQFTNNGGVINTLLTYFGYDGQAMLQKPELFRGIYILSEIWQRIGWESIIYIAALSAIDPEQYEAARMDGASRLKMMFYITLPGIMPTIAIMFILRMGNLLNVGFEKIILLYNPVTYDTADVISSFVYRKGLLEFSWSYSSAVGLFNSVINLILLVLANQLTRKLNNSGLW comes from the coding sequence ATGATGCTGCCTGTAATCGGTTATTACGTCGTTTTTCATTACGCTCCCATGTATGGAGCCCTTATTGCCTTCAAGGATTACTCGCCTATCAAAGGAATTCTCGGAAGCGACTGGGTGGCGTTTGCGCATTTTAAAGATTTTTTCAGCTCCTTTTACTTCTGGCGGATCTTGAAAAATACATTGACCATCAGCTTGTTATCGCTCACCCTTGAGTTTCCAACTCCGATCATCCTGGCGCTCATTATCAATGAAGTACGAAACCGTGTTTTTAAAAATGTGGCTCAATCCGTAAGCTATATGCCGTATTTCATTTCTTTGGTAGTCATATGCGGGATCATTGTGCAATTTACCAACAACGGAGGTGTCATCAATACCCTGCTGACTTACTTTGGTTATGATGGGCAAGCGATGCTGCAAAAACCCGAGCTGTTTAGAGGGATCTACATTCTATCTGAAATTTGGCAAAGAATTGGTTGGGAATCAATCATTTATATAGCTGCATTATCGGCCATTGATCCGGAACAGTATGAAGCTGCACGCATGGATGGTGCCAGCCGCCTGAAGATGATGTTCTACATTACGCTTCCGGGTATTATGCCGACAATTGCCATCATGTTTATTTTACGGATGGGGAATTTGCTAAATGTTGGTTTCGAAAAAATCATTTTACTCTACAATCCTGTTACCTACGACACTGCCGATGTCATCTCGTCCTTTGTATATCGAAAAGGGTTATTGGAATTTAGCTGGAGCTACAGCTCTGCAGTCGGCTTGTTCAACTCTGTCATTAACCTGATCCTGTTAGTGTTAGCCAATCAATTAACCCGCAAGCTGAATAACAGCGGTCTATGGTAA
- a CDS encoding GDSL-type esterase/lipase family protein: MSQVIEKDSRIPAEKRIVFLGDSITDQGTFIAFLDAYFQQQMPDKKMKLINLGVSSETASGLTESDHPFPRPCIHNRLLRALQESKPEWVVICYGMNDGIYYPYSDERFQAYQEGILRAIQIIQNNGAKAIVMTPPPFDPGSINEDVLQPEGREAYSYLKPYVHYNEVLRRYSDWLLTLNSIADGIVNIYDPLLQDREQKRKSNPAYLSGDGIHPNASGHWLIAKSLLDHLFNISLEQIPEYVEHPEQSEIFALVLERHLLLSSAWKEHVGHSNPNKAEALLLDQALIRGEEIAAQIRERAAQEDRHSMKASVWKGYERIDFYLEGREGIVILPKFFAEGRPWVWRAEFFDAFATVDMALLEQGWPIAYYRLSNMYGCPYELMHQFQSHLIQTYELSQKAVIFGFSRGGLYAVNYAVTYPECVAALYLDAPVLDIRMWPGGKGKGSGSSIEWEKCLAVYGLTDENSIGFTNSPLDCIDSLSGSDIPIIIVAGDVDEDVILSENAALLEKRYRQLNGKIKMIVKPGMGHHPHSLEDPKPIIDYIKLYV; the protein is encoded by the coding sequence ATGTCACAAGTAATTGAAAAAGATTCTCGTATACCCGCTGAAAAAAGAATCGTATTTCTAGGGGACAGCATTACAGATCAAGGTACTTTTATTGCATTTTTGGATGCCTATTTTCAACAGCAAATGCCTGATAAAAAAATGAAGCTGATTAATCTGGGAGTTAGCAGTGAAACAGCTTCTGGATTAACTGAATCCGATCACCCCTTTCCGCGTCCTTGCATCCATAATCGACTTTTAAGGGCCTTGCAGGAAAGCAAACCGGAGTGGGTCGTGATATGCTATGGAATGAATGACGGCATATATTATCCATATTCCGATGAACGGTTTCAAGCTTACCAAGAAGGCATTTTGAGGGCTATACAGATTATTCAAAATAATGGAGCCAAAGCCATTGTCATGACACCTCCCCCTTTTGATCCTGGATCAATAAACGAAGACGTTCTTCAGCCGGAAGGAAGAGAAGCTTATAGCTACTTGAAGCCTTATGTCCATTATAACGAAGTGTTGAGACGCTATTCGGATTGGCTGCTCACCTTGAATTCCATTGCAGATGGGATTGTTAATATTTACGACCCGCTTCTTCAAGACAGGGAACAAAAACGAAAATCCAATCCTGCTTATCTTTCCGGTGACGGCATCCATCCAAATGCTTCAGGCCACTGGTTGATTGCGAAATCACTTTTGGACCATTTATTTAATATTTCATTGGAACAGATACCGGAGTATGTGGAACATCCTGAACAATCGGAAATATTCGCTTTGGTCTTGGAACGGCATTTGTTGTTAAGCTCAGCATGGAAGGAACACGTAGGTCATTCAAATCCCAATAAGGCGGAAGCCCTGTTATTAGATCAGGCCTTGATTCGAGGCGAAGAAATAGCAGCTCAAATTCGAGAGCGGGCCGCTCAAGAAGACCGTCATTCGATGAAAGCATCTGTTTGGAAGGGTTACGAACGAATCGATTTTTATTTGGAGGGGCGGGAAGGAATCGTCATTTTGCCAAAGTTTTTTGCGGAAGGCAGACCTTGGGTTTGGCGGGCTGAATTTTTCGATGCTTTTGCAACGGTGGATATGGCCTTATTGGAGCAAGGATGGCCTATTGCTTACTATAGACTTAGCAATATGTACGGGTGTCCTTATGAATTGATGCATCAATTCCAGAGCCATCTCATACAAACGTATGAGTTATCTCAGAAGGCAGTTATCTTCGGCTTTAGCCGCGGAGGTCTGTATGCTGTTAATTATGCCGTGACCTATCCGGAATGTGTAGCAGCATTATATCTAGATGCACCGGTTTTAGATATTCGTATGTGGCCGGGAGGAAAAGGGAAGGGGAGCGGATCTTCAATCGAATGGGAAAAATGTTTAGCCGTCTATGGACTCACCGATGAGAATTCAATTGGTTTTACAAATTCCCCGCTTGATTGCATCGATAGTTTATCAGGCTCCGATATTCCTATTATTATTGTCGCCGGAGATGTAGACGAAGATGTTATTTTATCTGAAAATGCTGCACTATTAGAGAAACGTTATCGTCAATTAAACGGAAAAATAAAGATGATTGTGAAACCTGGTATGGGTCATCATCCACACAGCCTCGAAGATCCGAAGCCTATAATTGATTATATCAAATTGTACGTTTAG
- a CDS encoding carbohydrate ABC transporter permease has translation MKTDFGLSDRIFNGIIYTLLIVLMIMTLYPLIYVTFASISDSSQLVGHKGFLIKPIGFSLEAYRSVFKNPGILTGYRNTLFIVVFGVALNLIMTTLAAYVLSRKNVMWNHFFIFFIVLTMFFSGGLIPLYLVVKGVGLIDSLWATIIPFAVNTFNLIIMRTAFQAVPDSLEESAKIDGANHFVILLRIIIPLSMPVIAVMILYYAVEKWNGWFYASIFLKDHGLYPLQLILREILISNSTESMATNAAAADQYQLGETIKYATIIVATLPILIVYPFLQKYFVKGVMVGAVKG, from the coding sequence ATGAAAACAGATTTCGGATTATCAGACAGAATCTTTAACGGGATTATTTACACACTGTTAATTGTGCTAATGATCATGACGTTATACCCGCTTATTTATGTGACTTTTGCTTCGATCAGCGATTCAAGCCAATTGGTCGGACATAAAGGCTTCCTGATTAAACCGATAGGCTTCAGTTTGGAGGCTTACAGGAGTGTTTTTAAAAATCCAGGCATCCTGACCGGTTACCGGAACACGTTATTCATTGTTGTCTTCGGCGTTGCCTTAAACCTGATCATGACTACCTTGGCGGCCTATGTACTCTCCCGTAAAAATGTCATGTGGAATCACTTTTTTATTTTCTTTATCGTGCTCACGATGTTTTTTAGCGGAGGCTTGATCCCTTTGTATCTGGTAGTTAAAGGTGTCGGGCTGATTGATTCACTCTGGGCCACGATCATTCCATTTGCTGTCAATACATTCAATCTCATCATCATGCGAACAGCGTTTCAAGCCGTTCCAGATAGTCTGGAGGAGTCCGCGAAGATAGACGGTGCCAATCATTTCGTCATCCTGCTGCGGATCATCATTCCGCTCTCCATGCCGGTTATTGCTGTAATGATTCTTTACTATGCGGTTGAAAAATGGAATGGCTGGTTCTATGCCTCCATCTTCCTGAAGGATCACGGATTATACCCGCTTCAGCTGATCCTTCGTGAGATTCTCATCTCCAACTCAACAGAGAGCATGGCCACCAACGCCGCCGCAGCCGACCAATATCAGCTTGGGGAGACCATTAAGTATGCAACCATCATCGTTGCTACATTGCCTATCCTGATCGTGTACCCTTTTTTGCAAAAATATTTCGTGAAAGGCGTTATGGTTGGAGCTGTAAAAGGTTAA
- a CDS encoding DUF2935 domain-containing protein, with the protein MANEFVMRSLDEVRFWSRIMKEHSLFLKLGFRCEDTHLINEANHFYRIFEAIEQRSHAFQQDADPSTIQRFNIEAHSAVSHIWAFKRKVLGLILTGQLPGSNNFPLLVDHVSREAFYFRNRLEELNQGKLEPLQDAIIDENVFFLKIMADHAKFIGHLLDPSERKLVEQAREFSHDFDQLLFQAQDLSSMRPQSQTQPLLGQFLDQNRVSVKSLRDFKQTARDLIEQCKIKSIIHPLLADHVFREANRFLEIIDMFEHTLTGSGQHIVLSH; encoded by the coding sequence ATGGCGAACGAATTTGTTATGCGATCCTTGGATGAAGTTCGTTTTTGGTCACGGATTATGAAGGAGCATTCCCTGTTCTTAAAGTTAGGTTTTCGGTGCGAGGATACACATTTGATCAACGAAGCCAATCATTTTTATCGAATTTTTGAAGCGATCGAGCAAAGATCTCATGCTTTCCAACAAGATGCGGATCCCTCAACTATTCAGCGGTTTAACATTGAAGCTCATAGTGCCGTTTCCCATATCTGGGCATTCAAAAGAAAGGTATTGGGGTTAATCCTGACAGGCCAGCTGCCTGGTTCGAATAATTTCCCTCTTCTGGTGGATCACGTCAGTCGGGAGGCTTTTTATTTTAGAAACCGATTGGAGGAGCTGAATCAAGGTAAGCTGGAACCTCTGCAGGATGCCATTATTGATGAAAACGTATTTTTCTTAAAAATCATGGCTGATCATGCCAAGTTCATCGGCCACCTGCTTGATCCATCCGAACGCAAGCTTGTGGAGCAAGCCCGCGAATTCAGCCATGATTTTGATCAACTGTTGTTCCAGGCCCAGGATTTGAGTTCCATGCGTCCGCAATCTCAAACACAGCCTTTACTCGGTCAATTTCTTGACCAGAACAGAGTTTCCGTCAAATCATTGCGCGATTTCAAACAGACTGCAAGAGACTTGATCGAACAGTGTAAAATCAAAAGCATCATCCATCCACTTTTAGCTGATCATGTTTTCCGTGAAGCTAATCGATTTTTGGAAATTATCGACATGTTTGAACATACTTTGACGGGTTCAGGCCAACATATAGTACTGTCTCATTAA
- a CDS encoding acetylxylan esterase, producing the protein MPLVDMPLERLVKYEGRNPRPADFDPYWDRALAEMKAVDPQMELIPSEFQVPFAECFDLYFTGVRGARIHAKYVRPKNAPGKHPAVVQFHGYSGNAGDWHDKLVYAALGFSIASMDCRGQGGKSEDTGGVKGTTQHGHIIRGLDDHPDNLLFRHIFLDTAQLASIVMGMPEVDPERVGAFGGSQGGALSIACAALEPRIKRLAPVYPFLCDYRRVWEMDLANNAYAELKTFFRHFDPQHKREEEIFTKLGYIDLQYLVSRIRGEVMMGVGLMDQVCPPSTQFAAYNKITSPKTVEIYPDFGHEGLPGFPDKTVQFMLGL; encoded by the coding sequence ATGCCTTTAGTAGACATGCCCTTGGAACGGCTCGTTAAATATGAGGGAAGAAACCCGCGTCCAGCCGACTTCGACCCTTACTGGGACAGGGCTTTGGCGGAGATGAAAGCCGTAGATCCGCAAATGGAGCTCATTCCTAGTGAATTCCAGGTTCCATTTGCAGAATGCTTCGACCTATATTTTACCGGCGTCAGGGGCGCAAGGATTCACGCCAAATATGTTCGACCCAAGAACGCTCCAGGGAAACATCCGGCCGTCGTTCAGTTCCACGGGTACTCCGGGAATGCAGGCGATTGGCACGATAAGCTCGTTTATGCAGCGTTGGGCTTCTCGATCGCGTCCATGGACTGCCGGGGGCAGGGTGGCAAGTCGGAAGATACGGGAGGCGTCAAAGGAACCACTCAACACGGTCACATTATCCGCGGACTTGACGATCATCCGGATAATCTGTTGTTCCGCCATATATTCCTTGATACGGCGCAGCTTGCTTCGATCGTCATGGGGATGCCGGAGGTTGACCCGGAGCGCGTAGGAGCTTTCGGCGGCTCGCAGGGAGGTGCGCTTTCGATTGCTTGCGCAGCGCTTGAACCGAGAATCAAACGGCTGGCGCCGGTATACCCGTTCCTATGCGATTATAGACGCGTATGGGAGATGGATTTGGCGAACAACGCCTATGCCGAGCTGAAGACGTTTTTCCGCCATTTCGATCCGCAGCATAAGCGGGAAGAAGAGATTTTCACGAAACTGGGATACATAGACCTGCAGTACCTTGTCTCCCGCATCCGTGGAGAGGTCATGATGGGAGTCGGACTGATGGATCAAGTATGTCCTCCATCGACTCAATTTGCGGCCTACAATAAAATCACCTCCCCGAAGACGGTGGAGATATACCCTGACTTCGGACATGAAGGATTACCGGGCTTCCCGGACAAGACTGTACAATTCATGCTCGGACTTTAA
- a CDS encoding helix-turn-helix domain-containing protein translates to MFKGILKRRRSVVLTWLISYLTILLLPLIISIFVYAISSQTLKSEIHQANDALLNQVREVMDNHFLSMQRLNFELTWNLRVQELLYSNKYSAHPEEYNYDLYQISQDMKPYETAYSQIDLFYLYVKSTDMAILPGRVRDGHSAYDLLHASSTFSYDKWKSIVNQKNFRGFLPMVRNLDGEVRKTVAYFSNYSLNPNDSPAANVIMIDQSRILGAIENVELFNQGHVFILNEQNDLLVSNSDDMLTSSIPLSQMNASTGLIYSTIHGEKFEVLYMTSARSGLKYISMIPSSLYWKKAEAVRNLTIASSLLSLCGGVLLATFFLRRNYHPLQRLVEAFSGKSEVGYGRGNNEFQFIQQTFDSTLTKMDSLMTKMGQQRHILRNNFLSRLLKGRLDSQIPVDESLAAFDIQFKSDQFAVILMYLENDSPFFQRVEGFHEEEKRKLLQFIVTNILEEFAGKSNLGYVMEIDESLACLINFSPLNEEESKEDLLRISREAQQYLAEHYHIHLTFSVSTVHNQIENIFQCYLEALDAMEYKLVMGSKEILSYEKIRLQNAEKSEFGYYYPLQVEQQLINYLKIGNFDLARQTLDEIIEGNFQSPGVSIAFVRCLMLNLVSTMIKAVSEIGSVQESFLVQNPKWIEQLAACESIQDMHEQMIAFFKTVCEYTSSKRQQNIQLTRQQSLNDLIGMVKAYIQEHYKDANLNISMIGNHFDMKPTYLSKLFKDQTGEGLLDTINKMRIEQAKHLITVKNKNINEVAGCVGFNDVNAFIRTFKKYEGITPGKFKEISA, encoded by the coding sequence ATGTTCAAGGGAATTCTTAAACGACGCAGAAGCGTAGTGCTGACCTGGCTCATTTCCTACTTGACGATTCTGCTGCTCCCCTTGATCATCAGCATATTTGTGTATGCCATCTCCAGCCAAACACTCAAAAGCGAAATCCACCAAGCCAATGATGCATTGCTGAACCAGGTTCGCGAAGTGATGGATAATCATTTCCTTTCGATGCAGCGGTTGAATTTTGAACTGACCTGGAACTTGCGTGTGCAGGAGCTTCTATACTCGAACAAATACAGCGCTCATCCCGAAGAATACAACTACGATCTGTATCAAATATCCCAAGACATGAAGCCTTATGAAACCGCTTACTCTCAAATTGACCTCTTTTATCTCTATGTGAAATCCACAGACATGGCGATTCTGCCTGGCAGGGTTCGTGATGGACATTCCGCTTATGATCTTCTACACGCCAGCAGCACCTTTTCCTATGACAAGTGGAAATCTATCGTCAACCAAAAAAACTTTCGGGGTTTTCTTCCCATGGTTCGCAATCTAGACGGCGAAGTGCGTAAGACCGTTGCTTACTTCAGCAATTACTCGCTTAATCCGAATGATTCCCCGGCAGCCAATGTGATCATGATTGACCAAAGCCGTATTTTGGGCGCTATTGAAAATGTGGAATTGTTTAACCAAGGGCATGTATTTATCCTGAATGAACAAAACGACCTGTTGGTATCCAACTCGGATGATATGCTCACCTCCAGTATACCTTTAAGTCAGATGAATGCTTCTACAGGCCTAATCTATTCAACCATCCATGGAGAAAAGTTTGAGGTTCTGTACATGACGTCCGCACGCTCGGGGTTGAAGTACATTTCCATGATTCCAAGCAGCTTATACTGGAAAAAAGCGGAGGCTGTTCGAAATCTCACCATTGCCAGCAGTTTGCTCAGTCTCTGTGGCGGCGTGCTGCTCGCTACCTTCTTTCTGCGCCGCAACTACCATCCTTTACAAAGGCTGGTGGAGGCCTTTTCTGGCAAGTCGGAAGTCGGTTACGGCCGAGGAAACAATGAGTTCCAATTCATTCAACAGACTTTTGACAGCACGCTCACCAAGATGGATTCGTTGATGACGAAAATGGGACAGCAAAGACACATCCTCCGAAATAACTTTCTGTCCCGTTTGCTGAAAGGAAGGCTGGATAGCCAGATTCCTGTTGATGAATCACTGGCTGCATTCGATATTCAATTTAAATCGGATCAATTTGCCGTGATTTTGATGTATTTGGAGAACGATTCCCCCTTTTTTCAAAGAGTCGAAGGTTTCCATGAAGAGGAGAAGCGTAAGCTTCTGCAATTTATTGTCACCAACATTCTGGAGGAATTTGCCGGAAAGAGCAACCTGGGATATGTCATGGAAATCGACGAGTCGTTGGCATGTCTGATCAATTTCAGCCCATTGAACGAGGAAGAGAGTAAGGAAGATCTGCTGCGGATTTCAAGGGAGGCTCAGCAGTATTTAGCCGAGCATTATCATATTCACTTGACCTTTTCCGTAAGTACTGTACACAATCAGATCGAGAATATATTCCAGTGTTATTTGGAAGCCTTGGACGCTATGGAATACAAATTGGTTATGGGCAGTAAGGAAATTTTATCGTATGAAAAAATACGGCTGCAAAATGCGGAAAAGAGTGAATTTGGCTATTATTACCCGCTGCAGGTGGAGCAGCAGCTGATCAATTACTTGAAAATCGGCAATTTTGACCTTGCCCGGCAAACGCTGGATGAGATCATTGAAGGGAATTTCCAAAGTCCCGGTGTATCGATTGCCTTTGTTCGCTGCCTTATGCTCAATTTGGTCAGTACGATGATCAAGGCGGTCAGCGAAATCGGGAGTGTGCAGGAAAGCTTTCTGGTGCAAAATCCGAAATGGATTGAGCAGTTGGCCGCTTGTGAATCGATCCAGGATATGCACGAGCAGATGATCGCTTTCTTCAAAACGGTCTGTGAATATACATCATCCAAGCGGCAGCAAAATATCCAGTTGACCCGGCAGCAATCCTTGAACGATTTAATCGGCATGGTAAAAGCTTATATTCAAGAGCACTATAAAGATGCAAACTTGAATATCTCCATGATCGGCAATCATTTTGACATGAAACCCACTTACTTATCCAAGCTATTCAAGGATCAAACAGGAGAAGGCTTACTGGATACGATTAACAAGATGCGAATTGAACAGGCCAAGCATCTTATCACGGTGAAAAACAAAAACATTAACGAAGTAGCTGGCTGTGTCGGTTTCAATGATGTCAACGCCTTTATTCGTACGTTTAAAAAATACGAGGGGATTACTCCGGGTAAATTCAAGGAAATTTCGGCCTAG